Part of the Drosophila pseudoobscura strain MV-25-SWS-2005 chromosome 2, UCI_Dpse_MV25, whole genome shotgun sequence genome, TCCCTTCACAATGTCGGTAATGCGTGCGCTGGGCTTGCGTCTCCATAATCAGTTCCAGCAAGTTCTTCCCCAGCGGGGGGCGGTAATGGCAATGATGCGTCGTGGGACCCATCACGACGGTACACGCCTGATGAGCGGCGATCGCGAGGTGGTCGGCTACGGCGTGAACGGCAATCCCATCTACATCGACTGCGTGGAGTTTCCGTTTCCGGCGATTCGCTACCGCGAGGTCACAGCCGAGCTGTGCGCAGTGCGCGAAAAGGAGCTGGGCGACTGGAAGGCGCTATCGATCCAGGACAAGAAGCTGCTGTATCGGCACAGCTTCTGTCAGACCTACGCCGAGTTTCAGCACTTCACGCCCGACTGGAAGCTGGTCATTGGCGTTGGCTTTTGGTCAGCCGCCATTGGACTACTGATTTCGCTGTCCTACTACTTCAAGCTTTACGACCCCGTGCCGGAGACGTATGCCGAGGACCGCCGCCAGGCGCAGCTGCGCCGCATCATTCAACTGCAGATGAACCCCATTACCGGACTGTCCTCCAAGTGGTGCTACCACACCAACAAATGGAAGTAGTTGGTGACCACGGATCAAGCTGATCGGATCCACCAAGTACACAGACCACAAAACCACTCGATAGCACATCAATCTAAACGCcagccaatgccaatgccaatgcacaTCGTTAACGCAGAATCAAGAACACAATACAAATCAATCGACAACCTTAATCGAATTCACACGAACATAATCGATAACGAGAAGTGATA contains:
- the LOC6897869 gene encoding cytochrome c oxidase subunit 4 isoform 1, mitochondrial-like, coding for MSVMRALGLRLHNQFQQVLPQRGAVMAMMRRGTHHDGTRLMSGDREVVGYGVNGNPIYIDCVEFPFPAIRYREVTAELCAVREKELGDWKALSIQDKKLLYRHSFCQTYAEFQHFTPDWKLVIGVGFWSAAIGLLISLSYYFKLYDPVPETYAEDRRQAQLRRIIQLQMNPITGLSSKWCYHTNKWK